The Candidatus Eisenbacteria bacterium genome includes the window GCGTGCCCAATTCCGGAGCCTCCCCACGATCCGATAGAGGTCCCGCCAGCGGGCTTTCGGCCTTCGGAGCCCGAGCGACTCCACGAAGAGCACGCGGTTGTCGCGCGCGAGCCGGCTCATCAGGTGCTGGCTGTTCGTCCAAAGCTCCGCGTCCCAGTTCGCCGAGGCGATGCAGAGAATCGAGGCCCCCTTCAGGGGCGCAGCCCGGGATGACAGTCGTTCGTCCATTCCCCTACGACCGGAAGAGCCGTTCCTCGATCGCCTGACAGAGAAGGTGTCCGAGCGCGATGTGCATCTCCTGGATGAGCTGAGTGTCCTCGGAGGGAACGGCGAGAAGATGATCCGCGAGGCCGTCCTCGGCGAGGCCGCGCGCCCCGGTGAAAGCGACGTTCACCGTCCCGATCCGCCGGCCGGTTCGGAACGCGCGAAGCACGTTTCCCGAACGGCCGCTCGTCGTGATGCCGGCGAGGACGTCCCCCGGCCGCGCATACGCCTCCACCTGCCTGGCGAAAACAAGCTCGAAGCCGTGATCGTTCGCCACAGCGGTGATGAGCGACGCGTTCGTGGTGAGGGCGAGCGCGGGGATCGCGTCCCTCTTCATCGTCAAGCGGTCGATGAGCTCGGTGGCGAGGTGCTGCGCATCGGCGGCGCTCCCGCCGTTTCCGAAAAGGTAG containing:
- a CDS encoding SIS domain-containing protein codes for the protein MFESKMRERLGVLDRVREELAAPFEAAASRVAESLRNGGKIYLFGNGGSAADAQHLATELIDRLTMKRDAIPALALTTNASLITAVANDHGFELVFARQVEAYARPGDVLAGITTSGRSGNVLRAFRTGRRIGTVNVAFTGARGLAEDGLADHLLAVPSEDTQLIQEMHIALGHLLCQAIEERLFRS